Within the Manduca sexta isolate Smith_Timp_Sample1 chromosome 19, JHU_Msex_v1.0, whole genome shotgun sequence genome, the region AACAGCTAAGCTATTCAAATGCTCAGTGTTTATTTGGACGAATGCTACAGGGATTATAGTGAATACATAAACACCTACAGACAATAGCTGTACATCTTCCTGTGCTGCAGCCATGGCATGACCAAGCTCATGAAACACGGTGCTAAATGATATTGCTAAGAAATACACCCAAAAGTCCGAAGCAGGAATATTAATACCAGGCAACATAGCTTTGACTTCAGGCACATGGTTCAGTTGTATTGTCTCATAGAAATGCTCGAATATGAAAGTCAGGAGAGTCCATATCGCAAACGGTAAGAACACCCAAATAGTGAACAGATATCCACATGTGAACCATTTCCGTAGGACACGATTTAAGTTTTTGCTCCATCTGTATATGAACCGGTTAAATGCTGTCGTAGTCCAGGAAAAGTTGAGAATTCCCACTTTAAGGCCAGTTCCTTCAAGAAAAGCGTAGTATGGGTAGTGCATGCAACTCTGCAAAATGATTTACTAGTTAGAATATGGGCAATAACATTTTTGTACATAAACAAGATAATAAACTGCACCTTGAAAACTGAATCAAAAAACCATATCACCACATAAAATGTCAACACAAATGTGCACAGTATTGCGAACGAcattttgttcttatttattGAGATTTGCGATTGGGAATTTAGTAGACATTATTTAGAAAATCAATCAGTTTTGAAAGCCGGCATGAAAATTGACAAAATTCTGCTGCAATTTGGCATTCCGAGTTTACAATGGACAGTGGAACAACATTTATAGCATGAATTTGTACCAGGTCTAAGCATTGGTAATGGTCATacgtcataatattttagtcataTGGTAACGTAAATTGACGCAATAATAAGCAAACAAAAGTCATAACATAAGTAAGATACTTGCAAAACCAAAATGCATTGCATAAACCTACGTCTGGTTAAGTATTGCTAAAATCCTAGTCAAATGAGTGTCCATAACTAATCAAAAAacctcatttttattttcttcagaTGCAGTCACACAAAAGCCCAATTTGTCAATTAGCAAATAATCTCTTAACAGCCAATTGTGTGGCGATCAAGGCTGTCTGTTTACCCACTTCCTATTTccttgataatttaaaaaaacaaagtgacATTTGTTGATTTCGTCAAGCAAGTGTGTGAGTGAGTCAAGTCAATCGaaatcgaaataaataattattgtgatacataataaaacattttaacatgtGAGTGATGAGTTGTACGGAAAATGAAAGTGGCCCTTTTGTCGTGTTCTTCTTACCAGCGCTTGTCGGCTGCCTGACCATACTTTTGGCCAGACGCTGGGCTAACTCACAAGTTAGCAATACTTCCTCGACAGCCGTCTCTAGACGGCGAAAGATCATTAAGGATCCGCTTATTAAGCGGCCTTTGCCGCTCGATTGCCTGTAAAATGATGCCGCCTGGATCAAAGAAAACCGCTGGAGTGAGTAAGAAGGTAACATTCATCTTCACCTTTCACCTTTAAAACCTCTCCGAATATCACATTAATTACTTTCTACGAGACCAGCTTTGTCATCGCAACATCATGTATTTCtgtaaattaatgattaatttaattatgaatataaacaaGTTCTATACCCTGTTTACAAGTATAACCTATTTAATAGCCCTATGTTATCAACGTCGCGTCGTGTGTGGTCGACGTTTCACTTTCAggtttatattaagtatatgtttAGTCTATCTTCTTGTCTAACTATGTGTGCATACAATATAACAATCAATAAATTTGTTCAGCAATTGATCTTGATTGCTTATGTTAAAGTTCAAATCATGGATGCTCTAATGAAACAAGTGGAGAATagaattgtgttttttattaaaaaaatataggattgaaatattttttttttatttcaatgatatgaaataaattgttgaaTGTAAAGTTAGACCATTATGTAGCTGTCTATTCACACTTTTACAATAGTCATGCTTGTGTAGAACACTAAATACTCTCTCTTCCTTTACTCTATGCCTTTCCTTTAAGATCTACAaactcataatttatatataaagaaataaaaaaaacaattgcagGGAGTATTTCCAACCACTGAGGAGGAAATGAATGGCGGCAAACGTGTGGGCCGTCCTCGCCTCGCGCCGACCATCACCCCACTACTATCAGAGGTCAAACTCGCAGAGGGACCAGTCCCTCCCAAGCACATACCGTTCCCATACATACCCGCGGGATGGAGCGTTTTTGTTTGAGGCAATGACATTTGTTTTACCCTAGTCGCTACTGGACTGCAGTTTCTGAATCTGTATAGAACTGCTTGGTGGTTACCACATTCATACACAAATCAGACAATGGTTAGTTGGTacctttattaataatcattttcatttagttgctacattttatttgtaatttcactaaaatataatcactagtgctattttttttattccattgtcttgttttaattattaaaaataaaaagtatttaaaaaattgcctctaacatgttttgtaataagtatttattttacagtgaaacagaaaaatatttaaagccatTTATTATTACTGTAGGATCCCTAATGGAACGATAAGGTCAATAATGATTGCATGATTGTTTCAGAATTTCTATCTGATTGATCCACATTTGGTTGCGTTTATAGTGACAATAATATTCACAAGACTATTGCTCAGTATATGTTTGGCACTGTTAAGGACTATATTGGCACCGAAACTCATGCCTCATGCAACTATAGCAGCCaggtaaatatttgtgttgacAGGGTATATAGAAATTACATTCAGGAAAAGATGTTTAATTAGGTGTTTTGTTGGTCTGCATTCAATTTTTAATATCTGTTCCatgagtataatttattttatattatttaagtatgataAACAATTATCTAAGTATTTGGAAAAAATACCTTGGATCAATAAACATTATTGTGGTTCATATAACTTCCTACAACCATATTATTATCAACAGTTATGAACTAAAAGATATATTGTAACAATGATAAAAACCTTTATTACTTATTCAGGGCCTTTTTCACATTGCATTCTAAcctgaaaccacatacttataattttgaaaataacactacaataagttactcaaactgtaggtgtaaataaaaaattcataacaatggCAACATCTAACTTTCAGTCGGAAATATATTCACACATCATATTCGCACTaatctacaaaattattaaacaatcagAAAACtgaaacaataacattttttttttcatatcataaAGAACTCAAGACGTAATCAGTGcacaaaatcttaaaataaattaattaaaacagtttcTACAGatctcattttaaattatgttcataCCATATTACAATAggaatgtatgtttattttttaattacttaatgagttgtatattattttcagaATGTTCATATTGGGCATGGTGTTGGGTTCTCTAGCGTGGTGCACATACTTTATAGCGCTCAAATATCCACTTGTGAAGATATTCTACCTCTGTTACCCGTAAGTAGTTCTGTATAAAAACAGTTAACAAAACATtgctatttttatgaattttacagttcaaaattttaatattattttccctATATATATCTTATGTCAGCTGATCAACTGTAGATTGCCCTATGACAGAATTTGGCCACCAGACAAATATCACCACCACTAAGCTCTATTactcactatatcttacttaaaattaataaaaaagattgaAGGAAACACCaactgaattattttatttatcattattccaGTGCGGTAGTCTACTTCCTCCTATTCGGATTCCATTCTGGTCCATTCCTGGAACTAAATCATTCGGACGCGCCTCCGCTGCATTGCTGCTCGCACGACCCGCAGCAAGTTAGAGACGAAGTGAACGCTCTGAGACAGGACTTCAACATGAGAGTCAAGAAGATCCTGTTCAACTCTGTCGTGGGAGCGTACTACTCTAGTTTCATACCATGTTGTTTTGCACAGGTTTGTATTTGGTACAGTAAAAACTTCTTTAACATGTTTTTACCAGTATATTGGTTCTGCTGGGAATTCATTATCTCTTATATGGATTGTGGTTCATTTTTCTTTGTAGTCAACAGTAACTGTGATGCTATAGTGTTATGAGGTGCTTAATAAAACCAACAAAtcttttatgatataatttgatgtatgtatattaaaatgcatATATTCCAACCATGTTTAAAAGCTGGCAAACCACTTGTACAGGCTAAAGCCACTCCAAAGGCAGCTagagttttgtttaaaaaatacccCACAATGATGATTTACCAACTATTATATCAGGATAATTACTTACTTT harbors:
- the LOC119189771 gene encoding LOW QUALITY PROTEIN: transmembrane protein 39A-like (The sequence of the model RefSeq protein was modified relative to this genomic sequence to represent the inferred CDS: deleted 1 base in 1 codon; substituted 1 base at 1 genomic stop codon), with product MSCTENESGPFVVFFLPALVGCLTILLARRWANSQVSNTSSTAVSRRRKIIKDPLIKRPLPSIACKMMPPGSKKTAGVSKKGVFPTTEEEMNGGKRVGRPRLAPTITPLLSEVKLAEGPVPPKHIPFPYIPAGWSVFVXGNDICFTLVATGLQFLNLYRTAWWLPHSYTNQTMNFYLIDPHLVAFIVTIIFTRLLLSICLALLRTILAPKLMPHATIAARMFILGMVLGSLAWCTYFIALKYPLVKIFYLCYPAVVYFLLFGFHSGPFLELNHSDAPPLHCCSHDPQQVRDEVNALRQDFNMRVKKILFNSVVGAYYSSFIPCCFAQSYLYYDVYGASQQVAFVWGGLFGRYASQLLSGALCDVPHRAALHLGRWKLDTAPADASEVPAWSGARAWALGQRAWHAGAAHAASAPTVAAEPACAAHVRFYAVFINPSMLLCLLLCLQLSLIVLQLCLLFSSIPWHNFLSIVILLFINYYTLFKMVRDYLVAWKVYKAESMIQDKNCPISMAN